Proteins encoded in a region of the Flavobacterium sp. MDT1-60 genome:
- the recO gene encoding DNA repair protein RecO, giving the protein MLVKTKAIVISSLKFQEKSLIVKCFTLSNGLKSYFVRDAFSSRKASQKIAYFQPLSILEIEAVHKNKGTLENFKEIKTAIPFQTIHTDIVKSTIVMFLSEILHYSIQEEEKNESLFEFLETALMWLDHHDEISNFHLILLLDATKYLGFYPDISEIDLPYFEMNEGIFTIFHGSNSLTEDETSLLKKLIDLKFDNDQKVFHVVERQILLKVLIDYYSFHLDGFKKPKSLEVLKEVFS; this is encoded by the coding sequence TTGTTAGTCAAAACAAAAGCAATAGTAATCTCATCCTTAAAATTTCAGGAAAAAAGCCTGATAGTAAAGTGTTTTACGCTTTCAAATGGCCTGAAGTCTTATTTTGTGCGAGATGCTTTTTCGAGTCGGAAAGCGAGTCAGAAGATTGCTTATTTTCAGCCTTTGTCTATTTTAGAAATTGAAGCAGTTCACAAGAATAAAGGGACGCTGGAAAATTTTAAAGAAATAAAAACGGCAATTCCTTTTCAAACGATTCATACTGATATAGTGAAAAGTACAATTGTAATGTTTCTTTCCGAAATATTGCATTATTCGATTCAGGAAGAGGAAAAAAATGAATCGCTTTTTGAGTTTTTAGAAACTGCATTGATGTGGTTGGATCATCATGATGAAATTTCTAATTTCCATTTAATTTTACTTTTAGATGCAACAAAATATCTTGGTTTTTATCCAGATATTTCTGAAATTGATTTGCCCTATTTTGAAATGAATGAAGGTATTTTTACGATTTTTCATGGATCAAATTCTTTAACAGAAGATGAAACAAGTCTTCTGAAAAAACTGATTGATCTGAAATTTGACAACGATCAGAAAGTTTTCCATGTGGTAGAAAGACAAATACTACTAAAAGTTCTGATTGATTATTATAGTTTTCATTTGGACGGATTCAAAAAACCGAAATCTTTAGAGGTTTTAAAGGAGGTTTTCTCTTAA
- the ileS gene encoding isoleucine--tRNA ligase, with translation MSTKFTEYKGLDLPTVASEVLDFWKKENIFEKSVTTREGAEPYVFFEGPPSANGLPGIHHVMARAIKDIFCRYKTQKGFQVKRKAGWDTHGLPVELGTEKELGITKEDIGKTISIEEYNEACKKTVMRYTDVWNDLTEKMGYWVDMEDPYVTYKPKYMESVWWLLKQIYDKGLLYKGYTIQPYSPKAGTGLSSHEVNQPGAYRDVTDTTIVAQFKTLPKTLPSFLQGFGDIHILAWTTTPWTLPSNTALTVGPKIDYVLVKTFNQYTFESINVVLAKNLVGKQFGKGFFASEDDADFEKVKNGDKQLPYKILAEAKGADLVEIRYEQLLPYVLPYQNAENAFRVIAGDFVTTEDGTGVVHTAPTFGADDAKVAKEAKPEVPPMLVLDENGTAVPLVDLQGKFTSHVGDLAGKYVKNEYYDEGQAPERSVDVEIAIRLKEENKAFKVEKYVHSYPHSWRTDEPLLYYPLDSWFIKVTDVKDRMFDLNETINWKPKSTGEGRFGNWLKNANDWNLSRSRYWGIPLPIWRTEDKKEEVLIGSVEELYNAIEKSIAAGFQKENPFKGFEIGNMSESNYDLIDLHKNVVDEITLVSASGQPMKRESDLIDVWFDSGAMPYAQWHYPFENKDKIDENKDFPANFIAEGVDQTRGWFYTLHAIGTLVFDKVAYKNVVSNGLVLDKNGQKMSKRLGNATDPFETIKEYGPDATRWYMISNANPWDNLKFDLEGIAEVRRKFFGTLYNTYSFFSLYANIDGFKYAEAEIPLNERPEIDQWIISELHSLIKFVDECYEDYEPTKAARAISEFVQENLSNWYVRLCRRRFWKGEYAQDKIAAYQTLYTCLLTISKLSAPIAPFFMDKLYRDLTISTGSEEYSSVHLAEFPKFVENFVNKTLESKMQKAQTISSLVLSLRKKEMIKVRQPLQKVMIPVLDENQRDEIEAISELVKAEVNVKEIILLDDDSGILVKQIKPNFKALGPRFGKDMGLISKEIQAFSVDQINQLDKQGALDIVIAGKNVTLSLEDVEITSQDIEGWLVANSNGITVALDITISEELKNEGIARELVNRIQNIRKDSGFEVTDKIKVQIKRSGLLEEAILKNEDYIKSETLTEDLVFVDALENGTEIEFDDIKTMILISK, from the coding sequence ATGAGCACAAAATTTACTGAATACAAAGGACTTGACTTACCAACAGTAGCGTCAGAAGTACTTGATTTTTGGAAGAAAGAAAATATATTTGAAAAGAGTGTAACTACTCGCGAAGGTGCAGAGCCTTACGTATTTTTTGAAGGTCCGCCTTCAGCAAACGGATTACCGGGAATTCACCACGTGATGGCGCGTGCGATTAAAGATATTTTTTGCAGATATAAAACTCAAAAAGGTTTTCAGGTAAAAAGAAAAGCCGGTTGGGATACGCATGGATTACCTGTAGAATTAGGTACCGAGAAAGAACTTGGAATTACAAAAGAAGATATTGGTAAAACCATTTCTATTGAAGAATATAACGAAGCGTGTAAAAAAACCGTAATGCGTTATACCGATGTATGGAATGATTTGACCGAAAAAATGGGATATTGGGTTGATATGGAAGATCCATATGTGACTTATAAACCAAAATATATGGAGTCTGTTTGGTGGCTTTTGAAACAAATCTATGATAAAGGTTTGTTGTACAAAGGATACACGATTCAGCCTTATTCTCCAAAAGCAGGAACTGGATTGTCTTCTCACGAAGTAAACCAGCCTGGAGCGTACCGAGATGTTACAGATACTACGATTGTAGCGCAGTTTAAAACATTGCCGAAAACATTGCCTTCGTTTTTACAAGGTTTTGGAGATATTCACATCTTGGCCTGGACAACTACTCCCTGGACACTACCATCGAATACCGCTTTGACAGTTGGACCAAAAATCGATTATGTTTTAGTAAAAACATTCAATCAATATACTTTTGAATCAATCAATGTGGTTTTGGCTAAAAATTTAGTTGGAAAACAATTTGGAAAAGGATTTTTTGCAAGTGAAGACGATGCCGATTTCGAAAAAGTAAAAAATGGCGACAAGCAACTTCCGTACAAAATTTTAGCAGAAGCAAAAGGAGCCGATTTAGTAGAAATCCGTTACGAGCAATTATTGCCGTACGTATTGCCTTATCAAAATGCTGAAAATGCATTTAGAGTAATTGCCGGAGATTTCGTTACTACAGAAGACGGAACCGGAGTAGTGCATACCGCTCCAACTTTTGGTGCTGATGATGCTAAAGTAGCGAAAGAAGCTAAACCCGAAGTGCCGCCAATGTTGGTTTTAGACGAAAATGGCACTGCAGTTCCTTTGGTAGACTTACAAGGAAAATTCACTTCTCATGTAGGTGATTTGGCTGGTAAATATGTGAAAAACGAATATTATGATGAAGGACAGGCGCCAGAGCGCTCTGTTGATGTTGAGATTGCTATTCGATTGAAAGAAGAAAATAAAGCCTTTAAGGTTGAAAAATACGTACACAGTTATCCACACAGCTGGAGAACTGATGAGCCGTTATTATATTATCCACTAGACTCTTGGTTCATTAAAGTAACCGATGTAAAAGATAGAATGTTCGACCTGAACGAAACTATCAATTGGAAGCCTAAGTCTACTGGTGAAGGACGTTTTGGAAATTGGTTGAAAAATGCCAACGACTGGAATTTATCTCGTTCTAGATATTGGGGAATTCCGTTGCCAATTTGGAGAACTGAAGATAAGAAAGAAGAAGTTCTTATTGGTTCTGTTGAAGAATTGTACAATGCGATTGAAAAATCTATTGCAGCTGGTTTTCAAAAAGAAAATCCGTTCAAAGGTTTTGAAATCGGAAACATGTCTGAATCAAATTATGATCTAATTGATTTACACAAAAATGTTGTTGATGAAATAACTTTAGTTTCGGCTTCAGGACAGCCAATGAAACGTGAAAGCGATTTAATTGACGTTTGGTTTGATTCTGGTGCCATGCCTTATGCACAATGGCATTATCCTTTTGAGAACAAAGATAAAATAGACGAGAATAAAGATTTTCCTGCGAATTTCATCGCTGAAGGTGTAGATCAGACTCGTGGATGGTTTTATACTTTACATGCTATCGGAACTTTGGTTTTTGATAAAGTAGCGTATAAAAATGTAGTTTCAAATGGTTTGGTTTTGGATAAAAACGGACAAAAAATGTCGAAACGTTTAGGGAACGCAACAGATCCTTTCGAAACAATAAAAGAATATGGTCCGGATGCTACCCGTTGGTACATGATTTCAAACGCAAATCCCTGGGATAACCTGAAATTTGATTTGGAAGGAATTGCTGAGGTGCGTCGTAAATTCTTCGGAACTTTATATAATACCTATTCATTCTTTTCGTTATATGCCAATATCGATGGGTTTAAATACGCTGAAGCGGAAATTCCGTTAAACGAGAGACCGGAAATCGATCAATGGATTATTTCTGAATTGCATTCTTTGATAAAATTTGTTGACGAATGTTATGAAGATTATGAGCCTACAAAAGCAGCAAGAGCTATATCTGAATTCGTTCAGGAAAACTTAAGTAACTGGTATGTTCGTTTGTGCCGTCGTCGTTTCTGGAAAGGAGAATATGCTCAGGATAAAATTGCAGCTTATCAAACGCTTTATACTTGCCTGTTAACAATAAGTAAGTTAAGCGCTCCCATCGCTCCTTTTTTCATGGATAAATTATACCGTGATTTAACAATTTCTACAGGATCTGAGGAATATAGCAGTGTTCACTTGGCTGAATTTCCAAAATTTGTCGAAAACTTTGTTAATAAAACGTTAGAAAGTAAAATGCAGAAGGCGCAGACTATCTCTTCGCTTGTATTATCGCTTCGTAAAAAGGAAATGATTAAGGTGCGTCAACCTTTGCAAAAGGTAATGATTCCGGTACTTGACGAAAATCAGAGAGATGAAATTGAAGCTATTTCTGAGCTTGTAAAAGCGGAAGTGAACGTTAAAGAAATCATACTTTTAGATGATGACTCTGGTATTTTAGTGAAGCAAATCAAGCCTAATTTTAAGGCTTTAGGGCCGCGTTTCGGAAAAGATATGGGTCTGATTTCCAAAGAAATACAAGCTTTTTCAGTAGATCAGATCAATCAGTTGGATAAGCAGGGGGCGTTAGATATTGTTATTGCTGGAAAAAATGTAACTTTATCACTAGAAGACGTCGAAATAACATCCCAGGATATTGAAGGATGGTTGGTTGCAAATTCAAATGGAATTACGGTTGCACTTGATATTACAATCTCTGAAGAATTGAAAAACGAGGGAATCGCGAGAGAATTGGTAAACAGAATTCAAAATATCCGTAAAGATTCTGGATTTGAAGTTACCGATAAGATTAAGGTTCAGATAAAAAGAAGTGGTTTGTTAGAAGAGGCCATTCTGAAAAATGAAGACTATATTAAGTCTGAGACATTAACAGAAGATTTGGTTTTTGTTGACGCTTTAGAAAACGGCACAGAAATTGAGTTTGATGATATTAAAACTATGATATTAATTTCAAAATAA
- a CDS encoding TraR/DksA C4-type zinc finger protein: MIDEITRYSDADLAEFKEIIQNKIQKAQADLDLIKSAYMNDLNNGTDDTSPTFKAFEEGSETMSKEANSQLAIRQEKFIRDLKNALFRVENKTYGICKVTGKLIGKERLKIVPHATMSIEAKNLQR, from the coding sequence ATGATAGATGAAATTACAAGATACTCTGACGCTGACTTGGCAGAGTTTAAAGAAATAATTCAAAATAAAATACAAAAAGCACAAGCCGATCTGGATTTAATTAAAAGTGCTTATATGAATGATTTGAATAATGGAACAGATGATACTTCTCCAACTTTTAAAGCATTTGAAGAAGGAAGTGAAACAATGTCAAAAGAAGCGAACTCACAGTTGGCTATCAGACAGGAAAAGTTTATACGCGATCTGAAAAACGCATTATTCCGTGTTGAAAATAAAACATATGGTATTTGTAAAGTGACAGGTAAACTAATCGGCAAGGAAAGGCTAAAAATAGTTCCTCATGCTACAATGAGTATCGAAGCTAAAAACCTGCAAAGATAA
- a CDS encoding roadblock/LC7 domain-containing protein, protein MNEITATLNDFLVTTKSTSALILNGKGKLITSLHLDYGDSVAAMSAAILSMSEKFLIDLDKGSLKQLYLKTSDGVVIGNKISGSNFIIAFSKEGSNLGLLMRSTDEVSIKLSQNSLLK, encoded by the coding sequence ATGAACGAAATCACAGCTACTCTAAACGATTTTTTGGTTACTACTAAATCAACATCAGCATTAATTTTAAATGGAAAAGGAAAATTAATCACATCACTACATTTAGATTACGGAGATAGTGTTGCCGCAATGAGCGCTGCGATTTTATCTATGAGTGAAAAATTTTTAATTGATTTAGACAAAGGATCATTAAAACAGCTTTATTTAAAAACTTCAGACGGTGTCGTTATCGGAAATAAAATTAGCGGTTCAAACTTTATTATTGCTTTCTCAAAAGAAGGAAGTAACCTTGGATTATTAATGCGATCTACTGACGAAGTTTCTATAAAATTAAGCCAGAATTCCCTATTAAAATAA
- a CDS encoding lipoprotein signal peptidase codes for MSLRKAYLLIFLVLLVDQISKIYVKTNFILGEEVHVFNWFKIHFIENEGMAWGTKIPGEYGKLILTVFRIFAVFGIGYWLADAIKKHHSTYLIVAIALIFAGAAGNILDSVFYGVIFDDSTHNLATLFSPHPYGTWFHGLVVDMFYFPIWEGNLPTWIPFFGGKHFMFFNAIFNVADMAISTGVGILLIFNKRAFPKH; via the coding sequence ATGTCATTACGAAAAGCGTATCTCCTTATATTTTTAGTTTTACTTGTTGATCAGATTTCAAAAATCTATGTGAAAACCAATTTTATTCTAGGAGAAGAAGTTCATGTTTTTAATTGGTTCAAAATTCATTTTATTGAAAATGAAGGAATGGCATGGGGAACAAAAATTCCAGGCGAATACGGAAAATTAATTTTGACTGTATTTAGAATTTTTGCTGTTTTCGGAATTGGATATTGGTTGGCTGATGCAATCAAAAAGCATCATTCTACTTATTTAATAGTTGCAATTGCGCTAATTTTTGCAGGAGCTGCAGGAAATATTTTAGATTCCGTTTTCTACGGAGTAATTTTTGATGACAGCACACATAATTTGGCAACACTTTTTTCACCTCATCCATATGGTACATGGTTTCATGGGTTAGTAGTTGATATGTTTTATTTTCCTATCTGGGAAGGCAATCTGCCAACCTGGATTCCTTTCTTTGGTGGTAAACATTTTATGTTTTTTAATGCTATTTTTAATGTTGCCGACATGGCAATTTCTACAGGTGTCGGTATTTTGCTTATTTTCAATAAAAGAGCTTTTCCAAAACACTAA
- a CDS encoding exodeoxyribonuclease V subunit beta: MQSPSFSIYDASAGSGKTYTLVKEYLKIILSSPKNDAYRNILAITFTNKAVHEMKSRIVGSLSEFTKDEPSVKATDLMEDLSRETGLSLIKIKTKSQNIIKHLIHNYAAFDISTIDKFTHKVIRAFAHDLNLPMTFEVTLDTENLLVEAVDAIIAQAGQDETLTKLLVDFTMEKTDDDKSWDVSREILETGRLVLNENNRNEISHFQNTSIEEFVAIKKKMSVLCADLEKECAEHAFNALALIDKNEIDLKSFSRGTFPNHLESIRDGKFNPRNKTFHEFDDIAINKTATDRALIENIIPELLLGLDKIYKNFEKRDFYKAFLKNITPLSLLNTVSNELAKIQSEQNVLSISEFNAIIHREIQNQPAPFIYERMGERYRHFFIDEFQDTSEMQWQNLIPLIDNALAGQDDLGNKGTLMIVGDPKQSIYRWRGGKAEQFIELSKDINPFSNPDKVIEHLDTNYRSYSEVIDFNNAFFKLISAEFSNEDYKDLYENHSHQISNAKKGGYVNISFLPIIEKNDFVDDEEIVEKSDLYVLATLNTIQKVLREGFEYRDIVVLTRKRDQGIAIANYLTEQNIPLLSSETLMIQNATEVRLIIHLLKYLNNSVDLEAKANFLHFLAITKDVQMPIHDFIAKGMGYKFESDFEKWLLGFDVSLSFEDVRKKSLYEAVEIIISKFVLSPEGNAYVQYFLDIVLERDIRNQAGIADFLNYWAKNSEKFSIPSPEGNNAVRIMTIHKSKGLEFPIVIMPFAEEDYSRKPKDKLWLDTENTDLGVSKALIDNSSAVEGFGESASAVFNLKKQEELLDNINVLYVALTRAEEQLYVISQTIKERKDGEFPSNMASFFIKYLMFKGIYEDGKLEYEFGNRIKLSPSHQTLDLIKTIPIVSEVLNPKNIKIAQKESLMWGTHQQEAISYGNVIHEILAFVKDKSDVELAVTKAIENGLITYDQTEKVLKTLQEIVSHPELSVCFNGRNTVLAEQTIVQKEGRILKPDRIVLTQNKEAYLLDYKTGAINSKYAQQIQEYQDAIEDLGYKVLKRALVYIGTEIDVVNL; this comes from the coding sequence ATGCAAAGTCCATCTTTTTCTATCTACGATGCATCTGCAGGTTCAGGAAAGACTTATACTTTAGTCAAAGAATATCTTAAAATAATTCTTTCATCGCCTAAAAATGATGCTTATCGAAATATTTTAGCTATCACTTTTACCAATAAAGCGGTCCACGAAATGAAAAGCCGTATTGTTGGAAGTTTGTCTGAATTTACTAAGGACGAGCCTTCAGTGAAAGCTACAGATTTAATGGAAGATTTATCTCGTGAAACGGGACTTTCCTTGATTAAAATTAAAACAAAATCTCAAAATATTATTAAGCATCTAATTCATAATTATGCTGCTTTTGATATTTCTACTATTGATAAATTTACACACAAAGTAATTCGTGCTTTTGCGCACGATTTAAATTTACCAATGACTTTTGAGGTAACTCTGGATACCGAAAATTTATTAGTTGAAGCAGTTGATGCTATTATTGCACAAGCCGGACAAGACGAAACTTTGACAAAGCTGCTTGTTGATTTTACAATGGAAAAAACCGATGATGATAAAAGTTGGGATGTTTCGCGTGAAATTCTTGAAACCGGAAGATTGGTTTTGAATGAAAATAATCGAAATGAAATCTCTCATTTTCAGAATACATCTATTGAAGAATTTGTTGCTATCAAAAAGAAAATGTCAGTTTTGTGTGCTGATTTGGAAAAGGAATGTGCTGAACACGCCTTTAATGCTCTAGCTTTAATTGATAAAAACGAAATCGATTTAAAATCATTTTCAAGAGGAACTTTTCCAAATCACTTAGAGAGTATTAGAGATGGTAAATTCAATCCACGAAATAAAACTTTTCATGAATTTGATGACATAGCAATTAATAAAACGGCGACAGATCGGGCGTTGATTGAAAATATTATTCCTGAATTACTTCTGGGTTTGGATAAAATCTATAAAAATTTTGAAAAAAGAGATTTTTACAAGGCATTTTTAAAAAATATAACGCCACTTTCGTTATTAAATACTGTTAGTAATGAATTAGCAAAAATTCAGTCAGAGCAAAATGTTTTGTCTATATCTGAATTTAATGCGATCATTCATCGTGAAATTCAAAACCAGCCTGCACCTTTTATTTATGAGCGTATGGGAGAACGCTATCGTCATTTTTTTATAGACGAATTTCAGGATACTTCAGAGATGCAATGGCAGAATTTAATTCCGTTAATTGATAATGCACTTGCAGGTCAGGATGATTTAGGGAACAAAGGAACGCTAATGATTGTAGGAGATCCGAAACAATCTATTTATCGCTGGCGTGGAGGAAAAGCGGAGCAGTTTATTGAGTTGAGTAAAGATATAAATCCATTTAGCAACCCGGACAAAGTAATTGAACATTTAGATACTAATTATAGAAGTTATAGTGAAGTAATTGATTTTAATAATGCTTTCTTTAAATTAATTTCAGCTGAATTTTCAAATGAAGATTATAAAGATTTGTATGAAAATCATAGTCATCAAATTTCAAATGCTAAAAAAGGCGGATATGTAAATATTTCTTTTTTGCCGATAATTGAAAAAAATGATTTTGTAGATGATGAAGAGATTGTCGAAAAATCAGATTTATATGTTTTGGCAACTTTAAATACGATTCAGAAGGTGCTGCGTGAAGGTTTTGAATATAGGGATATTGTAGTTTTAACCCGAAAAAGAGATCAGGGAATTGCGATTGCGAATTATTTGACGGAGCAAAATATTCCACTTTTATCTTCAGAAACTTTGATGATCCAGAATGCAACAGAAGTTCGTCTGATTATTCATTTGTTAAAATATCTGAACAATAGTGTTGATTTAGAGGCTAAAGCTAATTTTCTTCATTTTTTGGCGATTACAAAAGATGTTCAGATGCCAATTCATGATTTCATAGCTAAAGGAATGGGGTATAAATTTGAAAGTGATTTTGAAAAATGGCTTTTAGGTTTTGATGTTTCACTTTCATTTGAAGATGTTAGAAAAAAATCCTTGTACGAAGCGGTTGAGATTATTATATCAAAATTTGTCCTTTCGCCAGAAGGTAATGCGTATGTGCAATATTTTTTGGATATTGTTTTAGAACGCGATATTAGAAATCAGGCTGGGATTGCAGATTTTCTGAATTACTGGGCTAAAAATTCGGAAAAATTCAGTATTCCGTCTCCCGAGGGAAATAATGCTGTTCGCATTATGACGATTCATAAGTCTAAGGGTTTGGAATTTCCTATTGTGATTATGCCTTTTGCAGAAGAAGATTATAGTAGAAAACCAAAAGATAAATTATGGCTTGATACAGAAAATACTGATTTAGGTGTTTCGAAAGCTTTGATTGATAATAGTAGTGCTGTTGAAGGTTTTGGGGAAAGTGCTTCTGCTGTTTTTAATTTGAAAAAGCAGGAAGAATTACTCGATAATATTAATGTTTTGTATGTGGCTCTAACGCGCGCCGAAGAACAATTATATGTTATTTCTCAAACTATAAAAGAGAGAAAAGATGGTGAATTCCCAAGTAATATGGCTTCTTTTTTTATTAAATATTTAATGTTTAAAGGAATATATGAGGACGGGAAATTGGAGTATGAATTTGGAAACAGGATAAAACTTTCTCCTTCTCATCAAACATTAGATTTAATAAAAACAATTCCGATTGTTTCGGAAGTTTTGAATCCGAAAAATATTAAAATTGCCCAGAAGGAGTCTTTGATGTGGGGTACACATCAGCAAGAGGCAATTTCGTATGGAAATGTGATTCATGAAATTTTAGCATTTGTAAAAGATAAATCAGATGTTGAATTAGCGGTTACAAAAGCAATCGAGAATGGTTTGATAACATATGATCAAACTGAGAAAGTTTTGAAAACGTTGCAAGAAATCGTTTCTCATCCCGAGTTAAGTGTTTGTTTTAATGGAAGAAATACTGTTCTTGCCGAGCAAACTATAGTTCAAAAAGAAGGAAGAATTTTAAAACCAGATCGAATAGTCTTAACTCAAAATAAAGAAGCTTATTTGCTTGATTATAAAACTGGTGCAATAAACTCGAAATATGCACAGCAAATTCAGGAATATCAAGATGCAATTGAAGATTTAGGATATAAAGTGTTAAAAAGGGCTTTGGTGTATATTGGAACCGAAATCGATGTAGTAAATTTGTGA